From the genome of Corallococcus macrosporus DSM 14697:
CGACAAGGAGACCTCGTGCCCGCCGTCTCCCTTGGGCTGGGCGCCCAGGGCCGGGTAGTAGGCGAGCTCCTTGGGCTTCACCCCGATATGGGGGAACGACGCGCTCACCGCGCCCTCCATGAACGGCAGCCGGGCGGTGAGCTTCCCCTCGCCCTGCGTCATCACCTGGACGACGAGCTTCTCCGTCACGCGCTTCAGCTTGAACTGCGACTCGGGGCCGCCTTCACCGAACGGGACGTCGCGCCCGCGCAGGTTCGTCACGGTGATGCCGTAGGCGAAGGTGCAGTCCTCCTTGAAGCGGGTCGCCTGGGCCTTCTCCAGAATGAGCCGCAGGGTGTCCTGCATGTGCGGCTCGCTGAAGAGGTGTGTGCCCTGGTTCGGCTCCGTGGGCTCCTTGGGGAGCAGGCGCTCCAGGTCGAGCTGGTCGATCCACACGGTCCAGAAGAGGCTCTGCTCCGGAGACCACCGGGGCTGGGAGAACGCCGTGTCACACGAGGCCAGGCCCCCGAGCAGCGCGTTCACCGCCCCCGCGGAGGCGCCCGTCCAGACACGCGGCGCCGGGTTTCCCAGGTCGGCCCGCGCGCCCTCTCGCTGCGCGACGCTCCAGAACCGGACCAGCGTGGAGATGAACCCGGCCTGATAGGCGCCCAGGCTGATGCCGCCGCTGACGACGAGCGCGGGCGCGCTGCGCTCCGTCTGCTCCGCCAGCGCGCGGGCCTTGGCGTAGTCCTCGATGTGCGGTGGCAGGTACGGCGTCCCCTCGGGGACCAGCCCGGTGTCCTTCGCGAAGGCCCCCTCCTCCGCGGGCGCGGGTTCGGGAGCCTGTGGGCTCACGTCCGTCGCGGCTTCCGTACTGGCGCTGTCCGGCGGCGAGGTGGCACCGGCTTCCGTGCTGGCGTTGTCCGGCGGCGAGGTGGCGGCACCGGCTTCCGGCAGCGAGGCGGCACCGGCTTCCGGCAGCGAGGCGGCACCGGCTTCCGGCAGCGAGGCGGCACCGGCTTCCGGCAGCGAGGTGGCACCGGTTTCCCGCAGCGAGGTGGCACCGGCTTCCGTGCTGGCGTTGTCCGGCGGCGAGGCGGCGCCGGCATCCCGCAGCGCTTCGGGAGGCGCGGCCTTGGCGGGCGCGGTGTCCGGCGTGGCCGGAGCGGCGCTCTCTGCCTCGGCGGGGACGGGAGGAACGGCTTGGGCCTGCGCGGCGCTGGTGGCTGCGAGCAGGACCACGGCACAGGCACGAAGGAGGGCTTTGGGCATTCGCGGGCTCAGGAGGAGGACGAGGTGAAGCTATCCCTCAATCCTGACCCTGTTCCCGGAAGCCCGGCAACCACGGAAGAAGCCGTTGGTTCAGCCTCCACCGCGCACGGCGCGAAATCGGCGTGCGCGGCGCCCCGCGAGCTACGACTTCTGCAGCTCGTGCGCGCTGTCGGTGGCGGCGGCCTGCTCCGGCGCCGCGACGAACAGCGCGTCGGCCGTGCCGGAGGCGACCGGCGTCCGCAGCGGCGCGGGCACCGACTCGTGGACCAGCGCGGGCACCGGCACCGGCTCCACGACGGCGGCCTGGGCGCGCTGCGCGGCCTGCCGGCGGCGCCACACGAAGTAGCCGACCGCGGCCACGGCCAGCACGCCCATGACGGCGAACTGCCCTTCCTTGAACTTGGCGATCATCGTGTCGAGCTCGCCGCCGAAGTGGAAGCCCAGCCAGATGAACACGGGCGCGGACAGCAGCGCGGCCAGGCCGTCCCAGAAGATGAAGCGCCAGTAGGACATGCCCACGGAGCCGGCCGTGAAGTACGTCACCGCGCGCACGCCGGGCATGAAGCGGGCGATGCAGACGACCTTGTGCCCGTGCTTGCCGAACAGCCCTTCCACCTTCGCGCGTTTCTCCGGCGTGACGATGCGGGCGAAGAAGCCACCGCTGCCCTCACGTCCCAGCCGCCCGCCCAGCCGGCGACCCGCGAGGTAGATGAGGCTGTCCCCCACGAGGATGCCCGCGAAGCCGACCACCATCATCACCGAAAGGTTGGCGGCGCCCTTGTGGGCCAGGAAGCCCCCGAGGATGAGGGAGATGTCCTCCGGCAGGGGAACACCCAGACCGCAGGCCACCAGGATGCCGAACACGGTGGCATAGGCGAAGAAGCCCTGCGAGTCGCCAAGGAGGTTGGTGAGAAGTTCTTGCACGCGTCGTCCCGTCCGTTCACGTCCGAAGGGCCTGTCCGGCAATCACCCGGGACAGCCCCTCTAGCGCCCAGACATCAACCGGGCGCGGGTCGTCAAAACTCCGGGTAAAGGGGACTCGACTTCAGAAATCCCTGACACCCGGTCACCCCGGGGGCCCCGTCTGGCGCCCCGTCTCCCTTCTTATTCTCCGACCGACACCTCCCGCTGCCCCACTGTCCCGACGTCGCGACGCCCCTTCGGGCAGCCTGCCCACCTGGGTGCCAGTCGTCCAGGAGGCCCATGCCCGTCCTGGCGCTCGCACCGCGCGAAGGGAGTGGGCCTTCCCTCCACCCACACCCACCCTGACGGGCGCCGCTCCGAGCACCGGGCAGCTTAACCACCGTCCGGCCGGATGGCGTCTCCCCCGGCTCAGGCCGCGGGCGCTTTTCCGATGAGCGTGCGCAGCATGTCCCGGTTCTCCCGGGCTTTCTGGCCAAAGTGGGCGACGATGCCCATCAGCAGCTTCACGCAGGCCTGGGGCTTGGTGGCCAGCAGCTTCTGGAAGTCCGCGGCGCGAATCTCCAGCGCGGACACGTCGGTGACGGCGGTGGCGGTGCACAACCGCTCACCCTTCTGCACCAGCGCCAGCTCGCCCAGGGGTTCGCCGGAGCCGACCTCGCCCAGGGACACGTCCTCACCGGAGGCGCTCTTCGCGCTCAAGCGCACGGTGCCTTCCGCCACGATGAGGAGCGACTCCCCCGCCTTGCCTTCGGCGAAGAGCGCCGTCCCCTTGGGGAACGCGCGTGCGACAGCGACCCCGGCGAAGATCTGGATGCCGGTGTCCGTGAAACCCTTGAAAAGCGGACACGTCTTGAGCGTTGTGGCAGGCACGAGAGCCATGGATGTGCTCCTAACACGCCCAGCGTGGGCCCGCGAGCGCGTCAGCGGTCCGTGCGGTACTCGCCCGCGAGCAGCACGTAGTGCTGGGCGGACATCAGGAGGAACTCCCGCTCCGCATCGGTGATGGGGCGCTTCACCCGGCCCGGCGAGCCCACCACCAGTGAGCCCGGGGGAATCTTCGTGCCCGGCGTCAGCAGGGCCCCGGCGCCGATGATGCAGTCATCCCCCACCTCCGCGTCATCCATGATGGTGGCGCCCATGCCCACCAGCACCCGGTTTCCAATGGTGCACCCATGGAGGATGACGTGGTGTCCCACCGTCACGTCGTCCCCCACGGTGGTGGCGGAGCGGCCGCTGGTGACGTGAATCAGGGACAGGTCCTGCACGTTGGTGCGCTTCCCGATGCGGATGGGGTTCACGTCCCCGCGCAGCACGCAGTTGAACCAGACGGAGGCGTCCTCCCCCACCTCGATGTCGCCCACGAGCTGGGCGGAGTCGTCCACGAAGCAGCCGGGGTGGACGCGGGGCGACACGCCTCGGAAGGGCCTCAGCGGCATGGGCTCAAGCCTCCGCGACGACGTGGAAGGGGTTCTCCGCCAGGGGCACCGGGAGCGGCTCCACCGTGGGCGGCTTGAGCAGCGCCACCTGCTTGCCGGCGAGCTGGTTGGGCGTGGCGCGCTCCACCTGCACCGTCACGAAGGCGCCCGCGGGGGCGTCCCCCTCGAAGTTGACGGTGCGGTTCTCCGGCGTGCGGCCGAAGCGCTTGGTGGCGTCATAGCGCGAGTGCCCCTCCACCATGACCTCCACCTCCGAGCCCACGAGCGCCGCGGTGATTTCACCGCTGATGCGCCGCTGCAGCTTCTGCAGCCGCTCCAGGCGGGCGATCTTCACCTCGTGCGGCACCGGGCCCCAGTCCTTCTCGCGCAGGGCCGCGCCCGTCTTCGGACGCGGGCTGTAGACGAAGGAGAACTGGTTGTCGTAGCGGACCTGCTCGGTGAGCTTCAGCGTCAGCTCGAACTCCTCCTCGGTCTCCCCGGGGAAGCCGACGATGATGTCCGTGGTGACGGCGATGCCCGGCCGCGCCTCGCGCAGCTTCGCCAGGCGCTCCAGGTACTGCTCCACCGTGTAGTCGCGGCGCATCATCTTCAGGATGCGGTCGCTGCCGCACTGCACCGGCAGGTGGAAGTGCGGGGTGATCTTTGGCTGCACGCGGAAGGCTTCGATCAGCTCGTCGGACAAGTCGTGCGGGTGGCTGGTGGTGAAGCGCACGCGCTCGATGCCCGGCACCTCCGCGGTGCGCAGCAGGAGCTGCGCGAAGGAGATGCCGCCCGCGTACGAGTTCACGTTCTGCCCGATGAGCGTCACCTCGCGCACGCCCACCTTGGCCAGGTCCGCCACCTCCACGAGCACGTCGGGGAACGCCCGGCTCACCTCGCGGCCACGCGTGTGCGGCACGATGCAGAACGAGCAGACGTTGTCGCAGCCCTTCATCACCGTGACGAACTCGGTGACCTTGCCGCGGGACGTCTCCGGGTCCGCGCGCGGGAAGACGTACTCCTCCGAGTTCACGAAGGCCGTCTCCACCACCCGCTCCCGCTCCGCGGACACCCGGCCGATGATGTCCGGCAGGCGCGCGATGTTGTCGGGGCCGAAGACGAAGTCCAGGTAGGGCACCTTCTTGAGGAGCTTGTCCTTCTCCTGCTGCGCCACGCAGCCGCCCACGCCAATCAGCGCGCCGCGGCTGGCCTTCACCGGCTTGTACCGGCCCAGGGCGGACAGCATCTTGTCCTCGGCCTTCTCCCGGATGGAGCAGGTGTTGAGGATGATGAGGTCGGCGTTGTCCGGCACCGGCGTCGGCGCGTAGGACATCTGGCTCAACACCTCGCTCATCCGGAGCGAGTCGTTGACGTTCATCTGGCAGCCGAAGGTGTGGATGAAATAGCGCTTCATGGAAGAACCCTGAGCAAGTACGTGCCCTTATCCGATGGCCGGACGCGGAATGCAACCAGCCGCCCGCCCGGCCTCATCCCCGGCTGAGCAGGTGCGTCAGGCGGGTGTGCAGGTCCACCAGCTCCGCCTCGCGGGTCCGCAGCAACGCCAGGGCCTCCTCGCCGTAGCGCCGCGCCAGGGCGTCGGTCTCGCGCTCCTGCTTGGCCAGCTCGTCCTGGATGCGGCCCTGGAGCTCCGCCGCGCCGCCCGGGAGCTGCCCCAGCTTGTCCTGGAGCTTGCGGACCGCCCAGCGCCGGCCGCCAAAGGCCCGCAGCATCGCGCTCCCCTGCTCCGCCGTCTTGGAGTCGAGCCCGGCCTGGGCCAGGGCCTCGGTGTGGGCCTGGGCCAGGGCCTCCGTCCCCTTGCCGGCGGCGTGGGAGAGGTAGGCCTGCTGGTAGCGGACCAGGGCGTCGAGCATCGCCGCGTCCAGCTTGGGCGCGGCCCAGCGCAGGGTCCGGTCGTCGGCGGCGGTGAGGTCCGTGGTCGACTCCCGGTTGGGGACGTCCTGGAAGCCGTTGTCGTCGAAGAGGAAGGAGGACATGGGGAGGTGCCTTGAGAGGAAAGGGGCCCGGGTCTACGCGGGCACGAGCTGGTCGGCGATGCGGGCCAGGTCCGACACGGAGGTGACGACGACGGCCTGGTGACAGTGCTTCTCGTAGGTGAGCATCTCGCTGTCGCCAATGCCCCAGTTGCCACGCTCCTCGGGGCAGATCCACAACAGCCGCTTCGCCTTGCGGCGCAGGTCCTTGAGGGCCCACGCGTTGTTCGCGTTGTAGTTGTTGCGCCCGTCGCCAATCACCATGACGGTGGTGCGGCGGGTGATGCTGCCCAGGTGGTCCCGGGTGAAGTCGGCCAGCGCGCGGCCGTAGTTGGAGTTCGCGCTCAGGGACACCGTCTTGCCGGCGGTGGCCATGTCGATGGCGGCGTCCACCTCCAGGTCCTTGAAGTACTGCGTCACCTCGCCCACGTCGGACACGAAGACGAACGAGCGCACGCGCACGAAGAGCGACTGCATCGTGTGCATGAACAGCAGCATCATCCGCGACGCCTGACGCACGGAGTCGGACACGTCGCAGAGCACCACCAGCTCCGGGCGCTCCGGGCGGCGGGTGCGGAACTGGGGCACCATGGGCACCCCGCCCCACGGCAGGTTCCGGCGCAGGGTGCGGCGCACGTTGAGGGCGCCCTTGCGGTGCGAGCGCTGCTT
Proteins encoded in this window:
- a CDS encoding DedA family protein, producing MQELLTNLLGDSQGFFAYATVFGILVACGLGVPLPEDISLILGGFLAHKGAANLSVMMVVGFAGILVGDSLIYLAGRRLGGRLGREGSGGFFARIVTPEKRAKVEGLFGKHGHKVVCIARFMPGVRAVTYFTAGSVGMSYWRFIFWDGLAALLSAPVFIWLGFHFGGELDTMIAKFKEGQFAVMGVLAVAAVGYFVWRRRQAAQRAQAAVVEPVPVPALVHESVPAPLRTPVASGTADALFVAAPEQAAATDSAHELQKS
- a CDS encoding gamma carbonic anhydrase family protein — its product is MPLRPFRGVSPRVHPGCFVDDSAQLVGDIEVGEDASVWFNCVLRGDVNPIRIGKRTNVQDLSLIHVTSGRSATTVGDDVTVGHHVILHGCTIGNRVLVGMGATIMDDAEVGDDCIIGAGALLTPGTKIPPGSLVVGSPGRVKRPITDAEREFLLMSAQHYVLLAGEYRTDR
- a CDS encoding cyclic nucleotide-binding domain-containing protein → MALVPATTLKTCPLFKGFTDTGIQIFAGVAVARAFPKGTALFAEGKAGESLLIVAEGTVRLSAKSASGEDVSLGEVGSGEPLGELALVQKGERLCTATAVTDVSALEIRAADFQKLLATKPQACVKLLMGIVAHFGQKARENRDMLRTLIGKAPAA
- the miaB gene encoding tRNA (N6-isopentenyl adenosine(37)-C2)-methylthiotransferase MiaB; translation: MKRYFIHTFGCQMNVNDSLRMSEVLSQMSYAPTPVPDNADLIILNTCSIREKAEDKMLSALGRYKPVKASRGALIGVGGCVAQQEKDKLLKKVPYLDFVFGPDNIARLPDIIGRVSAERERVVETAFVNSEEYVFPRADPETSRGKVTEFVTVMKGCDNVCSFCIVPHTRGREVSRAFPDVLVEVADLAKVGVREVTLIGQNVNSYAGGISFAQLLLRTAEVPGIERVRFTTSHPHDLSDELIEAFRVQPKITPHFHLPVQCGSDRILKMMRRDYTVEQYLERLAKLREARPGIAVTTDIIVGFPGETEEEFELTLKLTEQVRYDNQFSFVYSPRPKTGAALREKDWGPVPHEVKIARLERLQKLQRRISGEITAALVGSEVEVMVEGHSRYDATKRFGRTPENRTVNFEGDAPAGAFVTVQVERATPNQLAGKQVALLKPPTVEPLPVPLAENPFHVVAEA